Within Candidatus Saccharibacteria bacterium, the genomic segment GTGCGCTGCACTCGAAATGCAGTATAGGGGCAACTCTATCGCGAGTTCGAATCTCGCCTCCTCCGCCAGGAGTGAAACGCTCACCTGTCAAGGTGGGCGTTTTGCTTATCGACAGAGAAGCGGGAGATTTGAACGATAGAGTTCGGCGTAGCGTAGCGAAGAAGCCCAGCAAGCTGGGCGCTATCTCGCCTCCTCCGCCAGCGGAATGTCGTAATATTAACCGTCGTCCCCTCTCTGTATGTAGACAAATTGTTGCAAAGATGGTTGCATGGTTGGGCTGAGTCTGGTAGATTACTTGGGAAGATGGAGCAAAAAGTACTAAAATCACGCACTGTAAGCACACGCACTGATCGTTCCGAAAGGAACGTTTTTTTTAAGCAAAAACCGGGACGATTGACGTTGGGTGACGGGACAGTATTTGAGGGTACTATGCCGGACTGGCAAAGTGATTCTTATGACGGCGAAGTCGTGTTTGGTACTGGCATGACCGGATATGTCGAGTCGCTAACCGACCCATCGTTTGCGGGGCAAATCCTAGTGTTCACCTATCCGCTGATAGGCAACTATGGCGTCGATTTGTCTGCTGCAGAATCCGACCGAATCCAAGTGCGTGGTGTTGTTGTTTCGGAAGTTGCGCCGCACTGGAGCCACGGTGGCGGGCAGCTCTCTCTGCCAGAATGGCTGAGTGCCCAGGGTATACCGCTGCTCAGTGGTGTCGATACCCGTGCTCTTACCAAATATCTTCGCACCAGGGGTGTCATGGCCGGGACACTTAGCGAAAAGCCGGTTGCGCCACCAAAAACGGTTACTATCCCCATGGTTTCCATCGCAGAGCCTGTTGTGTACAACGCTGGAAAAGACAAAAAGCAAGTCATTTTAGTGGACTGTGGCCTCAAGGAAAACATTTTACGTTCACTGCTTGCGCTTGACCTCCAAGTGAAGCGCGTCCCATATAATTATGACTACTCAGGTGAAAAGTATGATGGTGTCGTGCTTTCGAGTGGTCCTGGCGACCCGTCAGATTACACCGCAACGATTGCTATAACCAAAAAGGTGCTCACCGGAGACAAACCCTTGCTCGGCATTTGCCTAGGTAACCAAATCATGGCACTTGCATCTGGAGGAACCACGTACAAACTGAAATTCGGCCATCGTGGTCACAACCAACCGTGCCAAGAAAGCACAACCAAGCGCTGCGTTATCACCAGTCAAAACCACGGGTATGCTATAGACGAGAAAACCTTGCCCAAAGAATGGCGCGTAAGCTACAGAAATCTCAATGACAATTCAGTTGAAGGCATTGAACACATAACCAAGCCGTTTTTCTCGGTGCAATTTCACCCAGAGGCCTGCCATGGCCCGACTGATTCTGCAGATTTGTTTAAAAAGTTCGGGGCGATGCTATGAAAAGCATAAAAAAGGTCGTCGTGTTAGGCTCGGGTGGTCTACGCATTGGTCAGGCTGGCGAATTTGATTACTCAGGCTCGCAGGCAATCAAGTCGTTCAAAGAGGAAGATATCGAAACTGTCCTCATAAACCCAAATATTGCCACTGTGCAGACTGACGATGACATGGCAGACAAGGTGTATTTTCAGCCGCTCAATGTCGAAACGGTACAGAAAATCTTGCAGCGCGAAAAACCAGATGCGATTGCACTTAGTTTTGGCGGGCAAACGGCCCTGAACCTTGGGTTGGAGCTGGAACGGCGTGGCATACTCAAGCAACTCGGTATTCGTGTACTCGGAACGCCGGTGAAAGTTATCGAAACAACCGAAGACCGTGAGCTGTTTAAGCGTGCTCTCGCTGAGATTGGCACCAAAACGGCACGGAGCGTCACTGCCAAAACAGTCGTAGCGGCGCTGGCTGCGGCCAAAAAGCTCGGCTATCCCGTTATGATGCGCTCTGGCTATAGTCTCGGCGGGCTTGGTTCTGGCCGGATTGATACGCCTGCTCAGCTAAAAACTCGGGTAAAAGAAGTACTCGCAGCGGTACCCCAGGTGCTGATTGAAGAATATCTTGTGGGTTGGAAAGAGGTTGAATACGAAGTTGTACGCGACTGCGACGGCAACACCATCACCGTGTGTAACATGGAAAACTTTGACCCTATGGGCGTGCACACCGGTGAATCAATTGTCGTTGCCCCCTCACAAACCCTCACAAATTACGAATATCATATGCTGCGCGAGGTCGCAATACGCACAATTAATCACCTGGGCATTATTGGCGAGTGCAATATCCAGTACGCTTTGCACCCTTCAAGCGGTGAGTACCGGGTTATAGAGGTAAATGCGCGCCTAAGTCGCAGTAGTGCTCTTGCCTCCAAAGCCACCGGCTATCCGCTGGCATTTGTTGCTTCAAAGCTCATGCTTGGCAAGCGTTTGTACGAAATTAAAAACAGTGTCACGGGCAAAACCTCCGCGTTTTACGAGCCCGCTCTTGATTACTTGGCTGTAAAAATGCCGCGCTGGGATCTGCAAAAGCTTAAAAGCAGCGATCATCACATTGGTAGCGAAATGAAAAGTGTTGGCGAAGTGATGGCGCTGGGCCGATCGTTTCCGGAGGCGATTCAGAAAGCTGTGCGCATGCTTAACATCGGTGCCCAAGGGCTTAGTGTGCATCCGCATGACATTGCAGATCCTATGGATGAAATCACACACCCTACTGACAGAAGACTTTTTGCGATCTATGAAGCGATGATCCAAGGCGTGACGATTGAGGAAATT encodes:
- the carA gene encoding glutamine-hydrolyzing carbamoyl-phosphate synthase small subunit; protein product: MEQKVLKSRTVSTRTDRSERNVFFKQKPGRLTLGDGTVFEGTMPDWQSDSYDGEVVFGTGMTGYVESLTDPSFAGQILVFTYPLIGNYGVDLSAAESDRIQVRGVVVSEVAPHWSHGGGQLSLPEWLSAQGIPLLSGVDTRALTKYLRTRGVMAGTLSEKPVAPPKTVTIPMVSIAEPVVYNAGKDKKQVILVDCGLKENILRSLLALDLQVKRVPYNYDYSGEKYDGVVLSSGPGDPSDYTATIAITKKVLTGDKPLLGICLGNQIMALASGGTTYKLKFGHRGHNQPCQESTTKRCVITSQNHGYAIDEKTLPKEWRVSYRNLNDNSVEGIEHITKPFFSVQFHPEACHGPTDSADLFKKFGAML